CGCTTCTGATGTATTTGCTTAAAAGGCTTCTTCTATGCGTGTTCTTAGAATTCAAAACAAAGATATTTCCACATAAAAAGGATACTTATAACTTCCAAAACTATTTCAAATCAATCTGGATCTTAGACTATTAGTGTTGATTCAAAGATTCGTAATAACTGAAAAGTATTTAAACAATTTGAGTGATTAGAAAAGGAAGTACGTTCTTTTGAAAGGTGCAAGCCTTGGTTTGAGCAAAAGATGGCTTTCCTTCATTATACAGAGCTCTAAATTTGTAAATTTGTAAAAGACTGCTGTCTCCTCACAAGGAGCAACTatatggaatacagtggtacctctacctacaaacgcctctatttatgaatttttctagataagaaccggtgctcaagatttttttgccacttctcaagaaccatttttcacttacaaacttgagcctccgaaactgtaaccagaaaaggcagggagaagtctctttggggcctctctagaaatcttctgggaggaaacaggaccagaaaagacggggagaagcctttgtgggacctctctaggaatctcctgggaggaagcagggcctccaccctccctatggtttccccaatcgcacacattatttacttttacattgattcctatgggaaaaattgcttcttacaaacttttctacttaagaacctggtcatggaatgaattaagttcgtaagtagaggtaccactgtacttgtgggTGATCTCAAGTTCTTTCCTTGTCCATTGTTTATTCTGCATGACCAtattctaattgccaattctTGGCTGAATGTCCAGGGTTCAGTTTTCATATAGGATCTATTTATAAAGTAGATTTGTACCATTCCAGCTGCAACAAAAGACTACCACCATGACAATCTCCATTTTGTATCGTTTACTTATGCTAAAACTCTTATTTGCCCTATTGCAGCAGTCAACATTGTAATATTAATAACATTTTCAACAGGTAATATTTTATAACTTGCAGGATGTGTTTGTATCCAATATGCAGAATCAAACAGACCATCTTTGAGTTCTTTGGTTTTGCGTATCAAGATATATAAAAATCATCTGGTCCTTAGCATTTCTTAAAAGTAGGTAATACAAGCTCATTAAAAACAAGATGAGATGTATACCATgtcatttattttacaaaaagaaagcCAGAATGGAGAAGCCATGTGTAAAAAAGCTAAGTACACCTTATGattcaatagcatttagaatcaTCTTTAGCAACAATAACTTGAGGTAATCATTTTGATAAGAATTTAACAGCCTCTCACATCATTGTGGAGAAAtataggcatacaaatctaataaattattattaattatcattattatttataacTCCTCCTAGACTGATGGGCAGTGACAACTGCTTCTCTTAAGATCATTTCTGATGTATTTTTGGCATTGTGTTAACACATAACTCAATACTGGAGACCAGCAAATTCTTAAAACTTCAGCTTTTATAAAGATAGTCATACTTGCCGATGATAATTGATCAAGGACATTTGATTAGAAGCACATGGCTGCTACTTAGCCTCTTCATATCTAAGGAAGCACCATAGTAAAGGTGTACTTAATTTTTCACAAATGGTTTCTCCAGTTTTGCTTTTTGTAAAAGAAATGATGGCATTGTGTAATTGCCATGTGCTGTTCATCTGAGGTTGCACTTCTTTTAACTGCTAAGTTCCAGATGATTTTAATATGTCCTCATATCTAAAACCATAGAACCCAATAGAATACTTTCTTTTTCACATAACTAGTTTATCTGTAATACAGCTTTTTGACTTCAAACAAATATTTACTTCACCaattaaaaccaaataaaaaccacgtgaatttattattattattatttttactaaaaATGACATTTACATTATACATTTTATTACATGGAAACCACTGATAATAATTCAATTGTAATATTGAAAGGACAGGATTCAAGTCAATGTATATTTACAAGATGATGCGTCAGCTCAGATAACCAAGCTGGTGTTTTGAAAAAAATCTTAATTACTGTTGGGTAAGGAATCTTACAAAAGGGGACATATACAAATACAATGTTATCTACTAAATCACAGCAACGTGTCCGTTTTGTAGGCCACCATACTGCTAACTTTGTGTATTGTAGTAGTGAAAGAACGAAGGCGGACTTCTTCAGAATTAGTAATGAATTGTGGCCCTGACTCCTCCCACTTTTCTGGAACAGACAGTTCTTTGTCTGTGAATATGAGTAAGTCAAATGCACCTGGAAGAATCACAAATAATTATTTTGCTACATTTACATGAATCTagaacaaacatttaaacaaaactATCCATTTCTTGAGTGCAACGTATAAGCTTACAGTAACAAAAGAACCAGTGAATTATGACTTCTTTAGCAAGCCATCATTAAAATCCCATTTATGATGTGTGACCTGTGTTATTATATAAATCATGGAAAACTACCAAATTTTAACTCCTGAACTCTTCCATTGTGCTTTACCCATGTATGCCACCCAaaatagaatgcagctgcgagagcaatcatgggctttcccaaatatgcccatgttacaccaacactccgcagtctgcattggttgctgatcagtttccgatcacaattcaaagtgttggttatgacctataaagcccttcatggcaccggaccagattacctcagggaccgccttctgttgcacgaatcccagcgaccagttaggtcccacagagtggatctcctcccggtcccgtcaactgaagaatgtcgcttggtgggacccaggggaagagccttctctgtggcggccccggccctctggaaccaactctccccaaagattagaattgcccccaccctccttgtctttcgtaagctgcttaaaagccacctctgccgtcaggcatgggagaattgagaccctcttccccctaggcctttacaattctatgcatggtatgtatgtatgtatgtatgtatgtatgtatgtatgtatgtatgtacgtatgtatgggttttttatattaatgggtttttaattgtttctaacatcagactactattgtacactgctttattgttgctgttagccgccccgagtctccggagaggggcggcatacaaatccaataaataaataaataaataaataaataaaattacttgaTTATGATAGGCAACTATTTAAACATGACAAATATTGCAACTTTAGTTAGTTTCATATTAGCTCAGATGGTTTCTATTTGGTCACAGGACTCATCCTATGCAGATTTTTTTGTGAGAATTGCAATTAGATAGTGCATGTGAAGTATACCAAAATGAAACTTATATTCCCTCATTAAGCAATATTACTTACAGGTAGTTTCTAACAAAGGAAGGAATGTCACCGTAGCTGTTATTTGTCTGATAATAGATCTGATTTCATCCTGTATAGCTTTCTGAGATTTCTGCCTTGGTGCACTAAAATAGCAAATTAAAAGTTCTCAAtgtaaaagaagataaaatataaagCAAATAGTAATTATCACTAATATTACTAACTGACAGGCATAATAGACTAACTTCTTGTATGATTAACATGTCCAAGATGAGAAGTTAATACAAGCAAAACAAGTACTTTTTCCaaattgccatattttttggagtttaagatgcaccttttacccccccaaaaaaaggtgaaaatttgggtgtgtcttatacactgaatgcagctCCACCCACTCTTTGGTCTCCACGTGTTGCATTTTATACCcgttccaggctgcagggattgccacagTCCATCGCCTCAAAAACAGAGCTTTTGGAGGCTTCAAAAGCACCCCTTCCCAAATGGAGCTTTCCTCCCAAATGCTTGTCCTGGATGCTGATGGGCAGAGGCAGAATCTTAtactaatgtgcatcttatactccagagcagtgtttttcaaccagtgtgccgcggcacactagtgtgccgtgagacatggtcaggtgtgccgtgaagctcagagagagagagagaaagcaagagagagagagaaagaaagcaagagagagagaaagagaacaagagagagagagaaagcaagagagagagaaagagaacaagggaaagaaagcaagagagagagaaagaaagcaagagagagagagagagggaaggagagagaaagacatagggggaggtagggagggagagagaaagagagcaaaaatagaggaaggaaggaagagaaagaaggatggagagagaaagaaggaagggagagaaagaaggagagagaagagagaatttttttgtccaaactttttttagcccccaccctcccccccgctcaatgtgccccagggtttcgtaaatgtaaaaaatgtgccgcggctcaaaaaaggttgaaaatcactgctccagagcatcttgtattctgaaaaatatggtatctgaTTCAACCTTAGCAACTATAAGCCTTAAAACTAAATCTAATAATATTAAACCTAATAACTGCACATTTTGACTCTTAATATGAATTcaatttatttctcttcttttgaACATTCAGTGCTATTATGGATACAAAGAGCAGGTAGTACAACTGATAATAGATGTCAATATTTCTGAAATAGCTTTAAAATTCTTACTCTGGCAGTAAACCAGAGAAGCACCAATTAATGAACAAGAATGTTCTTGGTTCTCAATAATACGTTGAGTGGGGGTCTTTGTAATGAATAATGGTAGAAGAAACACAAGGCAAACTTGTGATATGGGTTGGGCAAGCTATATACTTCAGGAATGGCAATAACTTTTTAAGAAGAATTAACGGAGGGGGGAAATCCTACATTTCCCATGGTTTGAAACAAATATACTTACTTTTCATTTTTGGCAGTTTTGTCACATTCAATGTCAAATTGCCATCTTTCAAGAACTTCGCTGGTTTCCTTACTAGAGATCACTACCACTAGTCGTTGAACACAGCATTCAAAGAGCCATTCTAAAAAGAGCAAGAAGTTAGTTTTCTGAATTCTACAAACGAGAAACTGTCAAATACATGGGCACTTATTTATCGCAGTTTTATCAACAGACAAACTATGGCTTATTTAACAGACTGCGGCTTAATATGCATAACAGAAAAAGTTCAAAATACACAACAACATTCTTATCTATCCCTTGGTGTAGTTGGATCATTCTCCTATATATGTACATAATATTGCTTTGCTTGACTATGTGGGATGAAAGGTTTGGATAAAATGATCTGCTCCTAACATTTAAGATTTCAGAGGACAACTCAAAAACATTATACCATTAGCTGTAGGGCATGTAAGCCAGCTATTTATGTGATCACACACTGGAATTCCGAGGCAACCAAATGAGATTTCCTGAGCAGCCTCTTCTTGGTCTCAGACCCTGGGGGCCTACTTGATTCTCAATGAGCTCTAGCAAATAAAAAGGCTGATGAGATGCCTAGAGCAATGCAGATGGAAAGTAAAGAACAAATGCAACCAAAATGCAATGCAAACCATGTTTATGTATCAGTGACATACCTGCTCTATGGAGCTTATGGATTATTTTGTTCATGAGCAATTGAACCCTATTAGGCAAAGAAGCTTTATCTTTTTAATTTGTATATATGTAGTCAAAAACTGAGAAATAGTAACATCATAGTATAAACAAAATGATAATAAAGATAAAAAAGCTGAGAAAGATATACAGagagtatatatacatatatatgtacatatgcaTGTGTCTGtacatatacatgtgtgtgtgagtgtgtactgtgtttctctgaaaattagatgctgtcttttttttttttggccaccaAAAAAGGCATGGCTTATTTTTTTGGATGGAAGGGGGATGTTGTCCATTACCTCACCACACTTGCTTGCGTCACCTCCTGGCTTCTTTTTGGCtatcagaggccttcaggaacttcttcatcCAGAAATGCTTTCCTGGAGGCCTCTTCGATTACAACTTTGTATAAACATTGCAAAATATCTAAATATTTTGATccttgattttaaaaaagtataccTTTCAGTTGTCCTACAACATTGTTCAGATAATTTTTAAGTTCAGAGTCTGCAGTAACAAGCATGGTAAGCCCATATTTTTGATCACGTGTAAATGTTTCAGCGGGATATATTCCACGTTGATACAAGATACTGTTGATACCATAGGCTGAAAGAAGAAAACATGCATATAGTTCTGTATCGGATTATCTAAACAGtattataatagcaatagcatttatatatcacttcacagtgctttacagccctctctaagcagtttaaagagtcagcatattgccccaaacaatctgggtcctcattttactgaccttggaaggatggaagacagagtcaacattgagctggtcaggatcgaaccgCTGCCAGTGGGCAGgttagcctgaaatactgcattctaaccataataataataaaataataataataaacataataataaataaaataaatataataataataataaaaatgtcaaAGAGCTATGGTGGCACCATAGCTCTTTGTCATGTgttgtttattagtttattattattagtttattaTTAGCAAACTCAAAGATATACAATTGGTACATGCTGAAAAAGCTATCTTGACATTTAAGATCTTATATTTACTACTCATGGTCAttgtgttttgttgttttaatatttattttgtctgTTATCTAAGCCTTTCCCAAACTGGCAATTTTAGGCTATAAACACTGCTTATTATGCATGGAATAAGGGCTGGATATTCGAGAGATCATTTATCTCAAAAATTATTTCTGCCTGCCCAGTATGATCCAGCAGAGTGAGTGTTCTTTATGTCCTTAACATTAAATATTGTCATCTTGTAGGACTTAGAAATTGTGCCTTCTGTTGCAGCCTCTGTCTTATCGAATAATATCCATCAAAGAGAATGCTTCTGAAATTCAGGTGAATTCATGTCTAAGACAGGACTAGGCCTCCTAGTTTCCTGCTTTCTAGATTAGTGCCATATAGCACCAGGTATATGATTGTTTtgcatatacaggtagtctttgcttataacaattcatttagtgaccatttgaagtcacaacactgaaaaaagtaacttaggaCCGGTTTTCAAACTAacaaccattgcagtatccctgtagtcacatgatcaaaattccaaCGCTTGGCAACAGAGTCATATTTCTGATGGTTCCagcatcccaaggtcatgtgatcctcttttctgacaagcagtcaatggggaagccagtaaGTTGACAGTCGTGTTAACTTACTGgtaattaacaactgcagtgagtcacttaacaaaggtagtaagaaaggtcataaaatgaggcaaaactaacTTCACtgtctcagcaacagaaatgggctcaattgtggtcataagtcaaggactacctgtatcaagGTATACTAACTACCATTACATAAAATTTCTGATTCTGTCTATTGCACCAAATCCTAGGACTTTTTCTCCTCATTTCCAACAATGAATTACTGTTTTAGGAAAAAACCTTAAAGCCTTAGAATTCAAATGCAGCCAAGATGCAGAGACCCAGAATTCAGTCTCTCAAACCTCCATTAGACCTGCTCTTCAGATTCATTTTAAGTTAAACATCTCTTCCTCACTGAGGCTGAAGTTACTGTCCCTACAATCGTCTCCCATGTTTGTGAATAAACTTATAAAAATTAAGTACGGTAGCTAACTTCCTTCAAACTGCTTTAAGTCCTCTCAggcacattttctttctttctctctttttctttactCTGGCAAATTTAAATTCCTAACTTTTGGGGCTCCCATTGAATATATTCTTATTCAATGGGAGCTATTTTTAATGACAGCAGGTGCTGCTCTTCCTACTATATAAAGGTACTTTTCAAGTTCAACTTTTCAGATATCTGCTGCTATATCTTCTGCCTACACTTAGAAcggaggtcttcaaatttggcaacttttaaaatttgtggacttcaactcccagagttctccagccagcatagctgggagttggaagtccacaagtcttaaaagttgccaagtttggggaacgctgcttatagcagtgtttcctaaccgtggcaacttgaagatatatggacttcaactcccagaattccccagccagcattcgctggctggggaattctgagagttgaagtccaaatacaggtatcttcaagttgccaaggttgggaaacactggcttatagaGCCAAGCCGGAAGCAGTTACCACAAAGAATAACTGGCGGCGACGGAAGAAGAACGAAGGAAAAGATAGAGAACGGACCGAGTGTAGCGCTCTCGCaatgaagcccccccccccccccaacttcatTGTCCCAAAACGCAACTCCGAGTCCTTTTCGCCCGAGCTCATTTATTCGGGTGCAAATTTCAGCGAGCACAAAGTAACTCGTGGTCAAGCACCGTCCCTTGAAAGTAAGCCTCATAAAGCAGAAAGAGAGCCGGAAGGATGAGGGACCCTGTCTTCCCACCGAGCTGGCTCACATTTCTTAAACCAGCATTCTCTCCCTTACCCGCCCGGTTACTCACAAAAGAATTCCGCCACGGTCTCGGCGCTGCCCCGCAAGGTGATGCCCTGCTCCCGGCTTTGCTGTTTCGCCATCGGCAGTCCGAAACAGTGAAACAGAACTGGGCTGAAACGGAAGcggggaaaaaaccccaccaagCCTTTCTTTTAAGCTACAGGCACAGCTAGGAAAGAAAAGACGTCCCGCCACTTGTTTGAAAAGTAGCTCCGCCTTCCTCACTTCTCGCGAGAGTACGAGGAGACTCACGCTACTGCGACCGAGCAGTTGGTGGGGTTATGCGCTCTTTTTTGACGTGTCAAGTAAGGAGGTTTCCACGCCTGGGTTCTTTGATTAATGCGCAAGCGCGAGCGTTTGGCGGGCGGAATGGAGTGAGCTCAGCTATATGTTAGTTTTGGTGTTGGCGGGGTGTTTGTTCGTATTGTATTTTGTCTGATGTTAACTTTCTCTTATTAATTGGTGATTTGAGAGATTGAGAAAAGGATCTGCGTCTTTGCCAAGTGGTGTTTTTGCTTATTCATTGAATTATCACAGGATTTATTAGAAGTCCCCCAATTaagttttaaataatatttacaatTGCAatagcaatgccgtctggcgggaccaaggattagagccttctctgtggcggccccggacctctggaatcaactcccccctcccccagattagaactgcccccaccctccttgcctttcgcaagctcctaaaatccgtagctactatgatttatgtatggtttgcttgggttatgtgattaatttttatgataagggttataatctttttaaaaaaatattggatttgtacattgtgcattgtgttgtgagccgcccgagtcttcggaggggcggcatacaaatctaataaattgttattattattatagcatttggacttatataccattttatggtgtttttacagccctttctaagcggtttaaagaatcagcatattttccccaacaatctgggtgctcatttaaTGCACCTCAGAATGATCACAAATTAGTTTAGGTTTACTTTCAATGTAGTTAGCACTTCAAGTGCTTGTTTTCCAtcattttctgctttttttttttaatttaagaaacTGCTTTTTGTAATAACTTAATTTATTTAGGATCCTTATTTTAAGATGTTCATCATGAAGGTGGGGATTTGTTTCTAGTGGACATTTCTAAAGTCTAGCATGAGAAAAGTGGAAATTTATTCAACTCAGATTTTGTTACAGAGAATGTTAGTGCCTTCATTAGTAATGTCAATGAATCTTCAGAGTTTTAGGTAGGTGCCATTCCCACCTCTATTTTGAAAGGACagaaattagaaatgtaatacagcgatccctcgattttcgcgatctcgatcttcgcggaacgctatatcgcgatttttcaaaaaataataaattaaaaatatgtgcgcggttttttttctacaccacagtttttcccaccggATGACGTCACACATCATCATCAAactgacgtctgccattgctggttggctgaaatctcggccaatcagtgttgtttgctcagcgtgctttgaaacttttggaactgttggaacttgttaagacttgttggaagatggctcctaaacgttgcacgcggagtggaggcggcaacgctaaaaagagcaggaagatgctgacaattaaggagaaaattgaacttttggacatgctgaaagcgggacgttctaatgtagatgttggtcggcattatgggatcaacgaatcgactgtgcgatacattcggaaaggtGAAAAGacgataaggcaaacttctcagataatgttcaacaaggctgcaaaaagaatggtgacacctagaaacaaacgccttatgaagatggaagctgctttgtccgtgtgggtacaagactgccgcaaaaagagcattgctttggatacgaacactatacgaaccaaggcgcagcaactaTACAACTGTCttgcagacacagaaggaggcgatgcagatgagggaaacccaggtgagggctggggttttttattctgtcattatttaagtgctttttaaggaaggagggagggaaggagagaagggaaggagggaaggaaggaaggactgtatgctttcattcaaatcacttctctctccctttcctgtctttctctgtagatgaaggtgctggtgactctgaagacccccagccatcaacatcttctgcttcttcagccccagccacattcacagcaagcaaagggtggttt
This DNA window, taken from Erythrolamprus reginae isolate rEryReg1 chromosome 7, rEryReg1.hap1, whole genome shotgun sequence, encodes the following:
- the MAD2L1 gene encoding mitotic spindle assembly checkpoint protein MAD2A, which produces MAKQQSREQGITLRGSAETVAEFFSYGINSILYQRGIYPAETFTRDQKYGLTMLVTADSELKNYLNNVVGQLKEWLFECCVQRLVVVISSKETSEVLERWQFDIECDKTAKNENAPRQKSQKAIQDEIRSIIRQITATVTFLPLLETTCAFDLLIFTDKELSVPEKWEESGPQFITNSEEVRLRSFTTTIHKVSSMVAYKTDTLL